The genomic interval TTGCTGAAAAGCTGATTACTCTAGCACTTCGCGACGATCTACACTCAAGACGTCTTGCTTACAAGACTCTCGAGAATCATAGTCTCGTTCAAAAGCTCTTTGATGAAATCGGTCCCCGCTTTGTTGGCGGTGGCGGTGGTTACACTCGTATTATCAAGCTTGCTGAACCACGTAAGGGCGACTGTGCTCCTATGGTGATCATCGAACTTACAAAACGTGCTGAAGCTCCTGTAGCTGCGGCGACTGAGGCTCCTGCAGAGGCAACTCCTGCAAAAGAAACTCAGGAAGCATAAATTATGCTACTTAGAAAAGGGGCGGAGTTAATTCCGCCCCTTTTTTTTTAAATTTTATTTATAGATATTTCTGATATGAGGTATTGGGATGGACTTACGAAGACTTGAAGCTTTTTGTAAGGTATACGAATGTAAAAGTTTTTCTAAGGCAGGAAGAGAATTATTCCTCTCACAGCCTACGATTAGTGCACATATTTCGACTCTTGAAGAAGAACTGGATGTACAGCTTTTTGACAGATTGGGAAGGTCTATTTTGCCGACTCAGGCTGGAGATGTGCTATATCGAAATGCTAAAAATATTTATGACCTGATTGGAAAAGCACATTCTGAAATTAATTTGCTTCGTGATAAAGTTGTGGGTGATTTAGATATCGGGGGAAGTACAATACCTTCTCACTATCTTTTACCCGGGATTTTATATGAATATTGCAAAAAATATCCTGATGTACGAGTTCATATGTCAGTCGGCGACACTTCAGAAATTTTACGCAAGATTCGCTGCGGTGAACTGATTGTCGGAATTGTCGGTGCGGCAAGTGATGCTCCGAACATTGATTTTGTTCCCATTATGCGAGATGAGCTGGTAATTGTCGCTCCGCCTGTGCTGGTAAAGAACTATGAAGGGATTGTTGATATTCAGCAGCTCGCTGAATTACCTTGGGTAATGCGTGAAGAAGGGTCCGGTACTCGTAAAGCTCTTGAAGCGGGCTTGTCAGAGATTGGAACCAGTATTCGTGATCTCAATGTCACTGTCTGGGTTGAATCGACTCAGGCCGTAGTTCAGTGCGTTAAGGCAGGGCTTGGCATCAGTGTTACATCTCGTCTTGCAGCTCAGCCTTTGATAGATTCTGGCGAGCTTGTTCATATTAGCGGATTACCTTTGAACTTAGAGCGCAGTTTTTATCTTGCGCACCTTAGCGGTCGAGAGTTTTTCCCTGCCGTTCGCTATTTTATCGAACATATTAAAAACAGTGCTTTTGATTTTTAAAAGAACTTTATTAAATAAAAAAGGAGCCGGAAATATGAATATTTCCGGCTCCTTTAGTTGTATTATATTTCAATGAAATTAAGATCAGGAACTTTCGATATCTGCCCTGTCTTTTTTAAATACTCTGCGAAAACTTTAAGTCCTTCAGTTTCCATTTCCTTCAGGTTGTAGACTAACCCTTCATAATAAGAATTTACTTCAGGCAGTGCGAGAACGCTTTTTTCAGCAGTAAGCTCTGACATGCGTCCAATATTAGCCTGTCCCCATTCCTTGCCTTTTATCAAAGTACGTACAGCGTCTTTAACGGCAGGACTGTCCGCCACGTCTTTACGTACTACCCATACTCCAAAGATAAAGGGGAGTCCTGTCCATTGTCTCCACGCTTCACCCAGATCCAATTTATATGGATAATCTTTGTGATGCCGCAGGTTCAAAGCTTCATCACCTATGGTCAGAATAGCTTCGGGTCTTTCGCCTGATTCAATCAGTTCTGCTGCGTTGCCTGTTTCATATTCTGGATAAATAGGAATATATTCTGTCAGCAAAATCTTCAGTAAGGCAGCTGAAGTATGTGTCTGTGCACTGACAAGAATTTTACATCCTTTCAGCTCTTCAATGGGCTTGCGGCTGATCAATAACACCGACTGAACTGGCCCACAGCTGCCGATAGCTATGTCAGGTATCAGTTTATACTGCTCTGCGTGGCGCAGATATTCGATTGAAGATGTTGATGAAATATGGAGCAATCCTTCAGCCATTAATTTATTAAGTTGAGCTGGAGGGCCATAGAAAAATTTAAAATTATTTTCTATGAGTTTTGATTCCAGTGGATAATATATCGGGAGAACATTTAAATATGATATTCTGCCTACTTTAATTTCATTAACCATTGTGTTTCTCTGTAAGGGTATAATCCATAAGTCTTTGCTTCGGAGCGAATCCTGCTTTTTTAATCAGATTTGCTATTTCATTTTCAGATAAACTGAAACTTACACCGGCCGCTTTAACGACATTTTCTTCAATCATTGTTGAACCGAAATCATTGCCGCCATAAAAGAGTGCGAGCTGGGCAATTTTAGGCCCCATTGTAACCCATGAAACCTGTATGTTGTCAAAGTTATCGAGTACGATTCGTGATACAGCCAACATGCGCAGATATTCAACGCTTGTCAGCCTGCGGGCATTCGGAATGTTGGTGTTGTCCGGCTGAAATGTCCATGGAATAAAGGCGGTGAATCCGCCTGTTCGATCTTGAACTTCGCGAAGGGCAAAAAGATGTTTCAGCCTGTCGGAAGGTTGTTCCGCATGTCCGAACATCATGGTCGCAGTTGTTCTTATTCCCATGTTATGGGCTGTTTCCATAACGTTAAGCCATTCCTTGGTAGAGCACTTGTTCGGTGCAATCTTGCTTCTTACTTCATCTACAAGTATTTCAGCTCCTCCGCCGGGAATGGAGGCAAGCCCCGCGTCAATAAGCCTTCTCAGCACATCTTTAACAGGAATTCTTTCCAACTCGCTGAAATACACAATTTCCGGTGGTGAAAATGCATGTATGTGAACCGGATAATTATCTTTGATAAAACGGAGCATATCTTCGTAGAAAGTGAGCGGCAAATCAGGGTTATGACCGCCTTGCATAAGAATTTGCGTTCCGCCCAGATCTACAGTTTCCTGAATTTTCTGTCCTAGCTCTTCCCTGCTGATGACGAAACCGCCGTCTTGGCCCGGAGCTACATAAAATGCACAAAACTTACAGCCGCATGCGCAAATATTTGAGTAGTTTATATTTCTATCAACTACGTAGGTAACGTTCATATCCGGGTGTTTAGACATTCTGACCTGATGTGCTAAACAGGCCAGATCAAATATATCAGCTTTTTCCAGCAGAATCATTGCTTCATCAAAATTAATGCGTTCTCCGGCGGAAACTTTTGCGCCTATTTCTAGAACTTCTGCCGGACTTTGAGTAATACTTGTCATATTAAATATCCTTCTGACTCAGGAAATTTCATTAAAAGCAGCATCGCGTTCAACCGGAACAAATCCGCAACCGATAATCATCTCTTCCAGATCTTTTCTGCTGATAGCCTGATCAGATGATGCTCCTGCCATATGCCCGATTATTTCTTCCACAACTGTTCCGTCAAAGTCATCTGCTCCGTAGTGAAGAGCAGCCTGAGCCTGTTTAACAGTGAGCATTACCCAATAGGCTTTTATGTGTGGAATGTTGTCCAGCATAAGTCTGCTTATGGCTATGGTTCTTAATTCGTCCAACCCCGTCAGCGGGTTATCTATTTTAAGTTTGCTGTTTTCAGTTAGAAACGGAAGAGGGATGAAACAGTTATAACCGCCGGAAATATCCTGCTGTTTGCGTAACCTGTCCAGATGATCAAGGCGATCTGCAATTGATTCGACATGCCCGTAAAGCATTGTGCAGTTTGTGGAGAACCCTAGTGAATGGGCTTCGCCGTGTATCTTAAGCCATGTTTCGGCATCGATTTTTTTAGGACATATTTTGTTGCGCGTTTCAGAAGCGAATATTTCTGCTCCGCCGCCTGTCAGCATTTCAACTCCGACCGCTTGTAACCTTTTCAGAATTTCAAGAGTCGTAGTTTTTTCAATGTTTGCGAAGTTTGCAATTTCAACAACCGTAAAGCATTTCAGAGTTGCCTTGGGAAATTCTTTTTTAACCTCTATGAAGGTTTCTTCAAAAAAAGAAAGAGGAATATCTGGATGACATCCGCCGACCACATGAATTTCACGCGGCGAAACGGGGGCATTACGCAATTTCTCTAAAATTTCATTCTTTGATAAATGAAATGATCCTTCCTCACCGCGTTTGCGTGCATAGGCACAAAATTTACAACCGTTAATACAAATATTGGTATAGTTGATATGGCGGTTCAAGACATAGAAAGCTTTGTTTCCGTGCAGCTTGCGCCTTGCTATTGATGCCAGAGCGCCCAGTGCATTGATGTCGGCGCAGTTATATAGGATGTGACCGTCTTCAATAGAGAGTCTTTCCCCGTCCAAGACTTTTTCCAGAATGGAACCAAGCCCTACGTTTTCGAAATATTTTTTTGAAATCATATTTTCACCTTTGTTGAACCGTAAATAAAAGTCGGCTCGTGCTATGTCAATACTGGATTTTATATCAGTAAAAATATAAAACTATTTCCATGAGCAAAATACTGAAATTGGGCTTTTCACCATGCCCCAACGATACCTTTATATTCCACGCTCTCGCAAGCGGAGCGATCAATATTGAACCATACAAACTAAGCATTACTCTTGCTGATGTTGAAGAACTGAATTCTCTGGCCCGCACCGGGCAGATGGATATCTGCAAAGTTTCAGCTCATGCGGCCGCGCATATTATGAATGATTATATTCTTCTGCGTGCCGGAGGAGCTATGGGCAGAGGAGTAGGGCCTCTTTTACTGACTCGGGAACCTTGCACTATAGAAGCCCTGAATGGCAAGCGTGTAGCTATACCGGGCATCCATACAACTGCAAATTTATTGTTCAGTCTCATGTGCCGTGAAGCCGGAATACATGTTGAAACGGTTGAAATGGTCTTCGACGAAATTATGCCAGCGATTGCTTCAGGCAAAGTGGAAGCCGGGGTGGTTATTCATGAAGGGCGTTTCACTTTTAGCGGGATGGGACTTACAAAGCTTGCCGACCTTGGAAAGTGGTGGGAGGATTATTCAGGTCTGCCTATCCCGCTCGGCTCTATCGCTATAAAAAGGTCACTTGGAAGCGAAGTCGCTTCATTGATAAACTCCGCAATACGTAGAAGTCTGACTCTTTCACAGGTCGACCCCAGTCAATCATGGTCCTACATAAAGAATCATGCGCAGGAGATGGACGAGAATGTTATCAACGAGCATATAAACACTTTTGTTACCGACTACAGCATGGACGTAGGTAAAGAAGGTGAGGACGCTGTTTCCAGGCTGCTGCGCGAAGCAGCTCAAATGGATTCACTCAATCTTCCGGATGGTCCATTCTTTATTAAGGAATAGGGTTAACTGCTAATTTAGGTTTTTTACGGCTGCGATGATCCTGGCTGAGTATTACGCCGAACATCACAAGACCTGCGGCAAAGATTTGGATAGTGTTTAATTTTTCATCCAGTATCGTACAGCCCATGATCAAAGTAAAAACAGGAATTAGGTTAACATATGCAGTGGTCTGACTGGCCGGCAGGCGACTCATTCCATAGTTGTACAAGCCGTATGCGCCTAAAGTGATACCTATTCCCAGATAGATAATTGAAAACGCCGCTGCCGGGTGAAATTCTGTCGGCAACACCGTTGTCGGCAGGGCCAGCAACGGGAGATAGAACAATGCTCCCATGGTTGCTTGAAAAGCGGTGATAAAAACTGCTGAATAGCGGGCGGTCATTTTCTTTAAAATGGTCATATAGCCAACTGCGCAGCACATTGCTAAAAATTCAAGAAAATTTCCTAGAACAGGATTCGGTGATGCGTCTGTTGTGCTGCTGTAGATTGAAAGCCAGATTCCCCCGGTTACAGCCAATAAAAATCCGAGGACAGTTTGCTGACTCAGTTTTTCTCCCAAAATAAATCTTGATGACACAGCCATAAGTAGTGGCAAGGTTGCCACGATCATTCCGGCTTCTGACGCAGAAGTGTACAGCATAGCATGGCTTTCAAATATAAAGTACATGCACGGTTCACAAAAAGCCATGAAGACCAGCAGTTTAAAGTCTCCCTTTTGAAATTTTTGTTTTCGCAAGGATGGAAGAAAAAAAATAATGCACAGTGATGCCAGCATCATTCTTCCGAAAATAACAACCATGGGGTCGTAGACAGCCAAGGCAATTTTGAGAACAATAAATGAACTGGCCCACAGGAAAACCGCGGTAACAAGGGCGACCATAGGTACATATTTTGAATCAGCAAAGGGCATTTTGTTACTCTTAACAGCAAATTTTTACACGGTGTAAGGTAAAAACAAACATTAAAATAGAAAACCCCGGAAGAACTGATTCTTCCGGGGTTTTAGTTTTTTTAAAGAAGATTCAGACTATTTGCACCACGCAAGCAGGTTGAATGGATGGTAATTGTTATCCGGATTTTCTGCATAACGGCAACCGAGGTTTGAGTCATCGCGTTTGTTGATGATATCAGAATCAGACCCTACAAAAAAATTGCATTTGTTATTGTTGCATACAACGATAACTCCCCATCCTGATTCCGGTGGGGCAATCCAAGGGGAAAGAGGTTCATTGCAATGGGGGCAGAGTCTTTCTTCTAATTCAACACCGCTATAAATATAAGTCATGGCTGGTCTCCTTGAAATATGCTTAAAAAGATTGACGCTGTGAATTAATTCACAACATCCATAAAGTAATGATCATTGATAGAACGTCAAGAGGCTGATTCAACTACTTCGCGTAAAGCCTTGAACAGAGCTCTGGAAGATTTAGGAGGTTTTCCTGAATCTATTTCCTTTTTAGCATTTCTGGCGAGTTGCGCGATTCTTTGTCTTTCTGCATTCGGATGAAGTTCCATAAGCTCATCAAGCATGGTCATATCGCCTTCGATAAGTCTTTTTCTCCACTTCTCAAGCATATTGAATCGCATGTTGTCTTCACTGTTACCGAATTCGACGTCATTTAGAAAATCGATTACGGGCTGAGTTTCAATTTCACGCATTAATTTGCCGAGGTACTGAGTTTGACGTCTTTTTGCTTCATGAGCAGTAATAGCCTTAGCTTCCAAAACTTCGTCTATGAAATATCGTGGAAGTCCTGATTTCTTAAGAGATTCAGGGCCTAATTCCATTAATTTTTCAGCTAATTTCTGTAACTTAGTCATTTCCCGCTTTTTATGGGAGCGACTAGGTCCTGAATATTCCTCTTCTTCTTCGTCGTAGTATTCTTCTTCGTAGTTAGACATATTTTTTCTGTTTTGTAGTTATGGATAGCCATAACGAAATGATGAATTTTTAAAAAAGTATCATCCACTTTTTTACGAATAATCACAAGCTAAGATATTCAGCTTCTGTTAGTGAGCCAGACTCCGCCAATTGTGAGAATTCCGCCGATAATAAGCGGCAATCCTACAGATTCACCAAGAAGAATCACTCCTAGAAGTATGGCTGTTATGGGAACAAGATTAATAAATATGCCGGCTTTTGACGGACCTATTTTCCCGATAGCGTCACAATACCAGCTGAAACCCAAAGTTGTTCCAAGAAAAGCGAGGAATATAACGCAGCCGAAGTCAAGTAAGGTTATTTTTTGTACTTCGGCGATCAGGTTGTTGGAAAAGGCCGGAACAGCCAGCATCACTGTGCCGAATAAGCAGGACCAGAATACAGCGTTAAAAGGTGAAACTTTTTTCATTACCGGCTTTCCGGCCAGAGAATAGGCTGTCCAGCTTAACACGCAGCCTAGAATACAGAGGTCGCCGAAACTGACTCCTTGAGTCAGCAGAGTTATGGGATTTCCATTTCCAATAACAGTCGTCACGCCGACAAGAGCAAGCAGAAAACCAGCCGCTTTTGATAAAGTGAACTTTTCTTTAAATATAACGGCAGAGCCGATGGCAATTACTGTCGGTACAGCAGCAATTATCAAAGAAGCTCTACCTGCTGAAATGGTTTGAAGCCCCGTGAAGAACATAATATTATAAAGAAAAACTCCGGTCACAGCCATAAGCATTAAAGGTAAGATATCTTCTTTTTGACACTTCGGAGGTTTTCCCGTTGATCTGCATATGAGTAGAAACATAAAAAATGTCGCGAATAAAAAGCGGAGAAATGCTGCTGAATAAGGTGACATGTCACCTGCTAAAATTTTTCCGGCAATCCAAGTTCCGCCCCAAAAGACTACAGACCCGATCAGCTTAAGATAAACAATACGCGATGATGACATTAGTTTTTGGTGTTCTCATTAAGGATGTTTAAGGTGTAGTCAGTAACTTCTTCAACGAGATCTAAACATACTTTTTGCTTAATACCTTCGTTTTTAAATTTGTTACTTCCGTCAGGTATCGATAAGTCGCAATCGGTAAGTTTAAAACAGTTGTCACTGTTGAATTTGTTTTTAAAATGGGCCGTGAGTAACTGTGTAAGCTTATAGCACAGATCTACTGACTGGTCAGGGGCTGTCCGTCCGTGAATCAAACTTATAGCCAGAATTCCTCCTGCTAAAGCTCCGCAATTTCCTTTAGTTCTTGCTGTCCCGGAACAGAACGCTGTGGCAATAGCCGGAACATTAGAATTCTCAATTTTTCTTGCCTCGCAGATTGCAAGCAGAACGCTTTCTGCGCACATGTAGCCGTTTTCAAAATAATATCGTGCTCTTTGTCCGTGCATATAGAATTCTCCGGTAAAATAGGGATACGTCAGATTTGTATTGGTAGTGATAGGTCAAGAGTGGGAAATATTTAACTTCGTAAGATTGTAATGGAAAATAGTTACCTCGGATTAATGTGTCAAGATGGTTTAAATGTGACACTTGAAGCCGAGCCTGTGTCTAAAATACAATTTTTACGAATATTATGCTGTAAAAGCTTTCAATTGAGTACAAAAACATTTAATTGAGTGTTAGATTAGCTAAATTTTAGAGTATTATTGTGTATGATGTTTTCGGAGTCATCAGTATTTGTTTTCATGCGGCTCAATTCATGGTTGCTGAATCATGATCTTTATTTTAGTAGGAACATAAATGATTTTTCTGACTTATCTTCTCAAAAAATACTGTTTATCAAAACTTTAATCTGTGTTGCGGTGTTAATTGCGTCTTTTGTCTTGACAAAACCTTTAAAATTGAATTTTATTCGTATAAACACATGAGTAAGAAAAAAATCGACGAAACTGACAGAAGAATTCTGACAATACTTCAGAATAGCGGAAGAATTTCGAATGCCGATATCGCAAGAAAGGTCGGAATGGCTCCTTCTGCTGTACTTGAGCGGGTGCGTAAGCTGGAAAGCAAGGGCATACTTGTCGGATATGAAGCTATTGTATCCCCTCAGTCTGTAGGACGATCCCTGACAGCATTTATTTACGTTAATGCGAGTGAAGGTGTCGGAGCTACAGATACAGGTGCTGAACTAGCTAAGATTCCCGGGGTATTGGAAGTGCATTATTGTGCAGGACGGGACAGCTATTTAATTAAGGTCAGGTGCGAAGATACTGACGGCTTGGCAATTATGCTCGGCAGTATCGGAAGTATTGAGACCGTGAGGGATACGAATTCCACCATCGTTTTAAATACGATTAAGGAATCCAGAGCTATTCCCCTTGGCGAAGACATCGATGAAGATTTTTAGCAGACTGAGCAAATCTCCTGCCGATAGTTTTGCAGCATAGCCTGAATTGGAGCTGTGAATGCTCCAATTCATGGATTGCCTGAAACTTGGGTGTGATTTTTAATCAGTCTGCGAAAATAATTTCAAAGGCGAACATTAAAAATCATGGAGAATTTTTATGAGTGTAGAAATTTCTACTCTTGACCCGCAGGTCATTGAGCGCGGTAAAGTCTTTTTTAAATCTATTTCAGGTGAGGCCCCATCCGTTTTTAATAAAGGATGGTGGACTGGAAAGGTTATGGACTGGGCAATGAAGAATGAAGACTTCAAGGTCCAGATGTTTCGCTTTGTCGATGTTCTGCCATATCTGAATACTTCTGATTCACTTTCAAGACATATTGAAGAATATTTTGCAGCGGATGACAGCAATATCCCTGATGTTCTTAAATGGGGCGCATCTAAAACCGGATTCGGCGGAGGTCTTGTTGCAAAGGTTCTCAATAGAACAATCCGCACTAATATTGAAGGTATGGCCCGTCAGTTCATCATCGGTCAGCAGGCTAAAGAAGCGGTAAAAGGAATTCGTAAACTCCGTAAAGACGGCTTTGCGTTTGTTCTGGACCTCTTAGGTGAAGCGACTGTCAGTGAAGAAGAAGCTCAGGCTTATCTTGACGGGTATATGGAAGTTCTGGGTGCCATTGAAAAAGAATATAAAAAATGGGATGCGCTTGACAGTTCCGGTGATCTTGACTGGGGAAGTGCTCCTAAAATAAATGTAGCTGTAAAGCCGTCAGCATTTTATTCACAGTCCAAGCCTGTTGATCTTGAAGGAACAGTGCAGGGCATGATTAAAAGCATTGAACCTGTTTATCAGAAAGTGATGGGCATGGACGGGTTCATGTGCATTGATATGGAGTCTCTGAAATATAAAGAGCCTACCGTTGAAATGTTTAAAAGGCTCAGAAAGAAATATCCGGAATATCAGCATATCGGAATTGTTTTTCAGGCATACCTTAAAAGCGTAGACAATGATGTTAAAGGATTAATCGAGTGGGCCAGAGCAGAAAACCTGCCTATATCCATACGTCTTGTAAAGGGTGCTTACTGGGATTCTGAAACAGTCATAGCCAAACAGAACGACTGGGAAGTTCCGGTATGGACGCATAAGCCTGAAACTGACGCGGCTTATGAACGTGTTGCCAAAATGATTCTTGAAAACAGCGATATCTGTCATTTTGCCTGCGCATCACATAATATTCGTACTATTTCAGCTGTCATGGAAATGGCCAGTGTTATGAATGTTCCGACTGAAAGGTATGAATTTCAGGTACTGTACGGAATGGCTGAACCTGTCCGTAAAGGCTTAAAAAATGTTGCCAAGCGTGTACGTTTATATTGCCCTTACGGTGATCTTATTCCCGGAATGGCGTATCTAGTTCGCCGCTTGCTTGAAAACACCGCAAATGAATCTTTCTTGAAACAGACTTTTGCCGATGAAGCAGATGTCAGTATTCTTCTTGAAAATCCTGAACTGACCCTTAAACGTGAGTTGGCGAATAAACCCGCTGCGAAGCCTGACACGCGAATCCGTTATCGAGGAGTTGAGGGCGAGCTGGAACCTTTCAGTAATTTCCCCCCGGTAGATTTTACAGTAAAAGAAGAACGTGAAGTATATCCTGCTGCTATGAGCAAAATACGCAAGGATTTCGGTAAAAAGTATGCACTTCATATTAACGGGAAGGATGTTGTAACTGACGATACTCTCGATTCATATAATCCTGCGGATCCTTCAGAAATTATCGGAACTGTTTGTCAGGCCGGAATTGCTGAAGTTGATCAGGCTGTCAGTGCGGCCAAGCAGGCTTATATTGACTGGCGCAATGTTGAACCTAGAGAACGTGCGCAGTATCTTCTTAAAGCTTCAAAGTATTGCAAAGAACATATTCATGATCTTTGCGCTTTGCAGGTGCTTGAAGTCGGCAAGCAGTGGGATCAGGCACAGGCTGATATCGGTGAAGCAATTGACTTCATGGAATATTATGCCCGTGAAATGATCCGCCTAGGCGATCCTAAACGTATGGGTAACTCTCCCGGAGAGTTCAGCCAGTATTTCTATCAGGGTAAAGGTGTCGCCGCTGTAATCGCTCCTTGGAACTTCCCTCTGGCAATCAGTGTCGGAATGGTTGCAGCTGCTATTGTCTGCGGTTGTCCGGTTGTCTACAAACCTGCTGGTATTTCCTCTGTCGTCGGGCACGGACTTGTCGATATGTTCAAAGCCGCAGGACTTCCTGACGGTGTATTCAACTACACCCCGGGTCGCGGTTCTGTAATGGGTGACTATCTTGTCGATCATCCTGATATCGCTGTAATAGCTTTCACAGGATCAATGGAAGTAGGTTTAAGAATTCAGGAACGTGCTGCAAAGGTTCATCCCGGGCAGGAACATTGCAAAAAAGTTATCGCCGAAATGGGCGGTAAAAATGCAATTATTATTGATGATGATGCCGACCTCGATGAAGCCGTGCTCGGAGTGCTTTACGCCTCCTTCGGTTTCCAGGGGCAGAAATGTTCTGCCTGTTCCCGCGTGATTGTTCTTGATTCTATTTACGATAGATTTGTGCACCGTCTGAAAGAAGCTGCTGAATCCGTTAAGCTTGGACCTGCTGAAGATCCTTCAAATTACATGGGACCGGTTGTCGATAAGGCAGCACAGAAAAATGTTCTCAATTACGGCAAAATAGCTGAAGAAGAAGGTAAAGTTCTTGTTAAGCATGAAGCCCCTGCTG from Desulfovibrio gilichinskyi carries:
- a CDS encoding proline dehydrogenase family protein, with protein sequence MSVEISTLDPQVIERGKVFFKSISGEAPSVFNKGWWTGKVMDWAMKNEDFKVQMFRFVDVLPYLNTSDSLSRHIEEYFAADDSNIPDVLKWGASKTGFGGGLVAKVLNRTIRTNIEGMARQFIIGQQAKEAVKGIRKLRKDGFAFVLDLLGEATVSEEEAQAYLDGYMEVLGAIEKEYKKWDALDSSGDLDWGSAPKINVAVKPSAFYSQSKPVDLEGTVQGMIKSIEPVYQKVMGMDGFMCIDMESLKYKEPTVEMFKRLRKKYPEYQHIGIVFQAYLKSVDNDVKGLIEWARAENLPISIRLVKGAYWDSETVIAKQNDWEVPVWTHKPETDAAYERVAKMILENSDICHFACASHNIRTISAVMEMASVMNVPTERYEFQVLYGMAEPVRKGLKNVAKRVRLYCPYGDLIPGMAYLVRRLLENTANESFLKQTFADEADVSILLENPELTLKRELANKPAAKPDTRIRYRGVEGELEPFSNFPPVDFTVKEEREVYPAAMSKIRKDFGKKYALHINGKDVVTDDTLDSYNPADPSEIIGTVCQAGIAEVDQAVSAAKQAYIDWRNVEPRERAQYLLKASKYCKEHIHDLCALQVLEVGKQWDQAQADIGEAIDFMEYYAREMIRLGDPKRMGNSPGEFSQYFYQGKGVAAVIAPWNFPLAISVGMVAAAIVCGCPVVYKPAGISSVVGHGLVDMFKAAGLPDGVFNYTPGRGSVMGDYLVDHPDIAVIAFTGSMEVGLRIQERAAKVHPGQEHCKKVIAEMGGKNAIIIDDDADLDEAVLGVLYASFGFQGQKCSACSRVIVLDSIYDRFVHRLKEAAESVKLGPAEDPSNYMGPVVDKAAQKNVLNYGKIAEEEGKVLVKHEAPAEYLSKGGCYTPLLIVEGITKEHRIAQEEVFGPILAVMRASTFLEAVDIANSTKFALTGAVYSRSPKNLEYASREFRVGNLYLNKPSVGALVERHSFGGFKMSGVGSKSGGPDYLLQFMDPRLVCENTMRRGFAPISDDDDWVA